In one Shewanella loihica PV-4 genomic region, the following are encoded:
- a CDS encoding peptidoglycan DD-metalloendopeptidase family protein, which translates to MSQSRIMALPSPHKKILLAAGLVVGAALLWPSQKQALPQRIPVALDIESLVTNLHLGDEAVETVSHADFVKTIVSGDTLSGLFVEANVDQQTMYKVLEADLNILALDTLKPGNIIRFWLDDSGQLEKLELYFNAARQVVFSRYEEGGFSVDEINIEGIWQDRALSGEIQGSFYLSAQRIGLNAGEIQRIETLLKEKLNFARDLRAGDRFSVLKSDQYIDGEVTGNSDILAITIERGRSTINAYQNSDGNFYDDQGRSLARAFQRVPLQKNYRVSSRFNRHRHHPVTGRTAPHNGTDFATPIGTKVIAPGDGIVSLVTDHRYAGKYVVIDHGNKYRTRYLHLSKALVHKGQRVSRGQVIALSGKTGRITGPHLHYEFHINGRPVDPMKADIPMASKLSKKQMGEFAQLVKVRQMMMGQS; encoded by the coding sequence ATGTCTCAATCCCGTATCATGGCATTACCCTCGCCCCATAAGAAGATCTTATTGGCGGCCGGGCTGGTCGTGGGCGCGGCGCTGCTTTGGCCAAGCCAGAAACAGGCCCTGCCACAACGCATTCCGGTGGCGCTGGATATTGAGTCTCTGGTGACTAACCTCCACCTGGGCGACGAAGCGGTCGAAACCGTGTCTCATGCTGATTTTGTTAAGACCATAGTATCCGGTGATACCCTCAGTGGCTTGTTTGTCGAAGCCAATGTGGATCAGCAGACCATGTACAAGGTGTTAGAGGCGGATCTGAATATCCTGGCCCTCGATACCCTCAAACCCGGCAACATCATACGTTTCTGGCTCGATGACTCGGGTCAGCTGGAGAAACTCGAACTCTACTTCAATGCCGCGCGCCAGGTGGTGTTTAGCCGTTACGAGGAGGGGGGATTCAGCGTCGATGAGATCAATATCGAGGGGATCTGGCAGGACAGGGCCTTAAGCGGTGAGATCCAGGGCTCCTTCTATCTGTCGGCTCAGCGTATCGGCCTGAATGCCGGCGAGATTCAGCGCATCGAGACCCTGCTGAAAGAGAAGCTGAATTTTGCTCGTGATCTGCGCGCGGGCGACCGATTCTCTGTACTTAAGAGCGATCAATATATCGATGGTGAGGTGACGGGTAATAGCGATATTCTCGCCATTACCATAGAACGTGGCCGCAGCACGATCAACGCCTACCAAAATAGCGACGGCAACTTCTATGACGATCAGGGCCGCAGCCTGGCAAGGGCCTTCCAGCGTGTGCCGCTACAGAAGAACTACCGTGTCAGCTCGCGCTTTAATCGCCATCGTCACCATCCGGTTACGGGTCGCACCGCGCCCCATAACGGCACAGATTTCGCCACGCCGATTGGCACTAAGGTGATAGCCCCTGGCGATGGCATCGTCTCTTTGGTGACCGACCATAGATATGCGGGTAAATATGTGGTGATCGATCACGGCAACAAGTACCGTACCCGTTATCTGCATCTCTCGAAGGCCTTGGTGCACAAGGGACAGAGGGTGTCTCGAGGCCAGGTGATCGCCCTGTCGGGTAAGACGGGCCGCATCACAGGGCCACATCTGCACTATGAGTTTCATATCAATGGCCGCCCCGTGGATCCTATGAAGGCGGATATTCCTATGGCG